The Drosophila innubila isolate TH190305 chromosome 3R unlocalized genomic scaffold, UK_Dinn_1.0 2_E_3R, whole genome shotgun sequence genome has a segment encoding these proteins:
- the LOC117790438 gene encoding uncharacterized protein LOC117790438: MINTREQLRCGRKGCRYTTNRSYNLERHERNHEKGKVPVSQCQPCPHCTYAAGSLHNLMRHINNKHAMLSVNKQKEQLPCSQAGLHKKLASTEQSRLEEREREEYQEENPAQQLFTFDNERLRPSHWHWSTLQQQEKNFFRRSALNAECTILERTVNMFKLYLLVKARGGALNVDDWDNVAAALGLPQESGRHVHAKYMDVLIQYEKNEEERLQKCRKVEGVPFWWDDGDFIMDSECCTLEDSWWPNEECPSLNVQNAIVEMILNKYYLNHLKNSEPFKRFHVKDSWLWATMLNYQALISQMNFKHYTDS, translated from the exons ATGATTAATACTCGAGAGCAGCTTCGGTGCGGTAGAAAAGGATGTAGGTATACCACAAACAGATCATACAATCTAGAGCGGCACGAACGCAACCATGAGAAAGGCAAGGTACCGGTATCCCAGTGCCAACCATGTCCGCATTGCACATATGCCGCTGGATCACTTCACAATTTAATGCGACATATAAACAACAAGCATGCAATGTTAAGCGTAAACAAGCAAAAGGAGCAACTACCGTGCAGTCAAGCAGGGCTTCACAAGAAATTGGCGTCGACAGAGCAGTCCAGAttagaagagagagaaagggaagaATATCAAGAAGAGAACCCAGCGCAACAGTTATTCACATTTGACAATGAACGCTTGCGGCCCTCGCATTGGCATTGGAGCACGCTGCAGCAACAAGAGAAGAATTTCTTTAGGCGTAGTGCTCTGAATGCAGAGTGTACGATCCTCGAGCGGACCGTCAACATGTTCAA GTTGTACTTATTGGTAAAAGCAAGGGGAGGAGCTCTTAATGTGGATGATTGGGATAATGTTGCGGCAGCCCTGGGTCTTCCACAAGAATCAGGTCGACATGTTCATGCCAAGTACATGGATGTCCTTATTCAATATGAGAAAAATGAGGAGGAGCGTTTACAGAAATGTCGGAAGGTCGAAGGTGTTCCTTTTTGGTGGGATGATGGTGATTTTATTATGGATAGCGAATGTTGTACGCTAGAGGATTCATGGTGGCCAAATGAGGAATGCCCATCACTAAATGTTCAAAATGCCATTgttgaaatgattttaaataagtattatttgAATCATTTAAAGAACAGTGAACCATTCAAACGGTTTCACGTAAAGGACTCGTGGCTTTGGGCCACAATGCTTAACTATCAAGCACTAATAAgccaaatgaattttaaacattatacTGATTCTTGA